Proteins from a single region of Microbacterium sp. zg-Y818:
- a CDS encoding sulfurtransferase, with product MSLLISPDDLAELLEREEPVRVLDVRWRLDRPDGRVEYRAGHIPTAVYVDLDRELAGRGEPTDGRHPLPPTAQLGEAARRWGIDDGDTVVVYDDLSSFAAARAWWLLTDAGIADVRILDGALSGWTAAGYPLEGGSVVPVPGSVTLRRGILPRLTMAAAAAFPERGVLLDVRSEERYRGDAEPIDPRAGHIPGALNAPTTGNVDAEGRFLDHAALRERFAEFGVTDDAPVGVYCGSGVTAAHTAFALTLAGYEAHLYPGSWSQWSNHPDRPVAVGSQPGGRS from the coding sequence ATGTCCCTTCTCATCAGTCCCGATGACCTCGCCGAGCTGCTCGAGCGTGAGGAGCCGGTGCGGGTCCTCGACGTGCGTTGGCGCCTGGACCGCCCCGACGGGCGGGTGGAGTACCGCGCCGGGCACATCCCCACGGCGGTCTACGTCGATCTCGACCGCGAGCTCGCCGGGCGTGGGGAGCCGACCGATGGCCGCCACCCGCTGCCGCCGACCGCGCAGCTGGGCGAGGCGGCGCGGCGGTGGGGCATCGACGACGGCGACACGGTCGTGGTCTACGACGACCTCTCGTCCTTCGCCGCCGCACGCGCGTGGTGGCTCTTGACCGACGCCGGCATCGCGGACGTCCGCATCCTCGATGGTGCGCTCTCGGGCTGGACGGCTGCCGGGTATCCGCTCGAGGGGGGCAGCGTCGTGCCGGTCCCCGGCAGCGTGACGCTTCGCCGCGGCATCCTGCCCCGACTGACGATGGCCGCCGCGGCCGCGTTCCCCGAGCGCGGGGTGCTGTTGGACGTGCGTTCCGAGGAGCGCTATCGCGGAGACGCGGAGCCGATCGACCCGCGCGCCGGGCACATTCCGGGAGCGCTCAACGCGCCCACGACCGGCAACGTCGATGCCGAGGGCCGCTTTCTCGATCACGCGGCGCTGCGCGAGCGCTTCGCGGAGTTCGGGGTGACCGATGACGCGCCGGTCGGGGTGTACTGCGGCTCGGGGGTCACCGCCGCGCACACCGCGTTCGCGCTCACCCTCGCGGGGTACGAGGCGCACCTGTATCCGGGCTCGTGGAGCCAGTGGTCCAACCATCCCGACCGCCCGGTGGCGGTCGGGTCCCAGCCGGGCGGGCGTTCATGA
- a CDS encoding CMD domain protein, with amino-acid sequence MTAFPPDVIDELAVVTPGSALDALRRQRPVTRDQAQESFAALFAPRGDTEVSLADRLLIAAFATRLTGDDATAAFYRAHATETDPERAAAVIDAAAGAAAPGPFGRYREPGLQAESTEGLRWQAPAELRAAVGERLAAALEHTHLLVVRPREADAAALAALTDAGWSVDAVVTLSQLVAFLSFQQRVVIGLRTIAEEAAA; translated from the coding sequence ATGACCGCCTTCCCGCCCGATGTCATCGACGAGCTCGCCGTCGTCACGCCTGGCTCCGCGCTCGACGCGCTGCGCCGGCAGCGTCCCGTCACCCGGGACCAGGCCCAGGAGAGCTTCGCCGCGCTGTTCGCCCCGCGGGGCGACACCGAGGTGTCGCTCGCGGACCGCCTGCTGATCGCCGCGTTCGCCACCCGTCTCACGGGCGACGACGCCACCGCCGCGTTCTACCGGGCCCACGCGACCGAGACCGACCCCGAGCGCGCCGCCGCCGTGATCGACGCCGCCGCAGGAGCCGCCGCGCCCGGGCCCTTCGGCCGGTACCGCGAACCCGGCCTGCAGGCCGAGAGCACCGAGGGCCTGCGCTGGCAGGCACCCGCCGAGCTGCGCGCGGCGGTCGGCGAACGGCTCGCCGCCGCCCTCGAGCACACCCACCTCCTGGTGGTGCGCCCGCGCGAGGCGGACGCCGCCGCGCTCGCCGCGCTGACGGATGCCGGGTGGTCGGTCGACGCCGTCGTCACCCTGTCGCAGCTGGTGGCGTTCCTGTCGTTCCAGCAGCGGGTCGTGATCGGCCTGCGCACCATCGCCGAGGAGGCCGCAGCATGA
- a CDS encoding putative FMN-dependent luciferase-like monooxygenase yields MTQRLALFTRLLDDAPPAERFRLALEQIQHAERFGIGRAWVAQHHFRAEEGGLPSPFVFLAAAAARTTGIRLGTGVVTLTLEDPVRVAEDAVVADLLSDGRVDLGLGSGGAPSSFVPFGIDPAEKTPQYERKLGVLHAALAGGDLGGGARLYPSAGTLRDRLWQATFSAPGGTRAGVAGDGLLLSRTQPRPEARPDASLADLQQPIVDAYLEALPAGATPRITASRTVFVADDRDEALRLAEIGLRRAAVGLRRAGHALPDDLPGLIRATDTHVGRPDDVAASLAADPVLARADEVAFQVHSVDAPHELVLRSIELFATEVAPVLGWTTPASVPASASAAHEWSTV; encoded by the coding sequence ATGACCCAGCGACTGGCCCTGTTCACCCGACTGCTCGACGACGCGCCGCCCGCCGAGCGGTTCCGCCTCGCGCTGGAGCAGATCCAGCATGCGGAGCGGTTCGGCATCGGCCGCGCCTGGGTCGCGCAGCACCACTTCCGCGCCGAGGAGGGCGGGCTGCCGTCGCCGTTCGTCTTCCTCGCCGCCGCGGCCGCGCGCACCACCGGCATCCGTCTCGGAACCGGCGTGGTCACCCTCACCCTGGAGGACCCGGTGCGGGTGGCCGAGGACGCCGTGGTCGCCGACCTGCTCTCGGACGGCCGCGTGGACCTCGGACTCGGCAGCGGCGGAGCGCCCTCGTCGTTCGTGCCGTTCGGTATCGACCCGGCCGAGAAGACCCCGCAGTACGAGCGCAAGCTCGGCGTTCTCCACGCCGCGCTCGCCGGGGGCGACCTGGGCGGCGGTGCGCGACTGTACCCGTCTGCCGGCACGCTGCGCGACCGGCTCTGGCAGGCGACCTTCTCTGCCCCCGGCGGCACCCGGGCGGGCGTCGCCGGCGACGGTCTGCTGCTCTCGCGCACGCAGCCGCGCCCCGAGGCCCGCCCGGATGCGTCGCTGGCCGACCTGCAGCAGCCCATCGTCGATGCGTACCTCGAGGCTCTGCCGGCGGGGGCGACCCCGCGGATCACGGCGTCGCGCACCGTCTTCGTCGCCGACGACCGCGACGAGGCGCTGCGTCTGGCCGAGATCGGGCTCAGGCGGGCCGCGGTGGGCCTGCGCCGGGCGGGCCACGCCCTGCCCGACGACCTTCCCGGACTCATCCGCGCGACCGACACCCACGTGGGCAGGCCCGACGACGTCGCCGCATCGCTCGCCGCCGACCCGGTGCTCGCCCGTGCCGACGAGGTCGCCTTCCAAGTGCACTCCGTCGACGCGCCGCACGAGCTGGTGCTGCGCTCGATCGAGCTGTTCGCCACCGAGGTCGCGCCCGTGCTGGGCTGGACGACCCCGGCATCCGTCCCCGCCTCCGCCTCTGCCGCTCACGAATGGAGCACCGTATGA
- a CDS encoding ABC transporter permease → MRYLARRAGQAAIVLLAAFTGAFLLLQALPGDALMIKYENPELGLSPQQIAEVRERFGVDTPLPVQYVHTLLGFAAGDFGYSLQTGTPVRQLLAEALPHTLALGGIALVAAVLLAAAIAFGSSLPRLRWLRDLLRSVPPLVVSIPTFWLGIMLVQVVSFQLGWVSVIAPGPVEGLILPVITLAVPLSAPLAQILVRSIDDVAAQPFVAVVRARGATPAWILGRNVAKNAILPTLTMAGLLLGDLIGGAVLTETVFGRPGIGRITEQAVGQQDIPVLLAVVVLAAASFVVVNLVVDLLYPVLDPRLAARAREGVPA, encoded by the coding sequence ATGCGCTACCTCGCCCGCCGTGCCGGCCAGGCGGCCATCGTGCTGCTGGCCGCGTTCACCGGGGCGTTCCTGCTTCTGCAGGCGCTCCCCGGCGACGCGCTCATGATCAAGTACGAAAACCCCGAGCTCGGCCTGTCGCCGCAGCAGATCGCCGAGGTGCGCGAGCGCTTCGGCGTCGACACCCCGCTGCCGGTGCAGTATGTGCACACCCTGCTCGGGTTCGCGGCGGGCGACTTCGGCTACTCGCTGCAGACCGGCACCCCGGTGCGGCAACTGCTGGCCGAGGCACTGCCGCACACCCTGGCCCTCGGCGGCATCGCTCTGGTCGCGGCGGTGCTGCTGGCGGCGGCGATCGCCTTCGGCTCGAGCCTGCCGCGCCTGCGGTGGCTGCGCGACCTGCTGCGGTCGGTGCCGCCGCTGGTCGTCTCCATCCCCACGTTCTGGCTCGGCATCATGCTCGTGCAGGTGGTGAGCTTCCAGCTCGGGTGGGTGTCGGTCATCGCGCCCGGCCCGGTCGAAGGACTCATCCTCCCCGTGATCACCCTCGCCGTGCCGCTGTCGGCCCCACTCGCGCAGATCCTGGTGCGCAGCATCGACGACGTGGCGGCGCAGCCGTTCGTCGCCGTGGTGCGCGCCCGCGGCGCGACGCCCGCGTGGATCCTCGGGCGCAACGTCGCCAAGAACGCGATCCTGCCGACCCTCACGATGGCGGGCCTGCTGCTGGGCGACCTCATCGGTGGCGCGGTGCTGACCGAGACGGTCTTCGGCCGCCCCGGCATCGGCCGCATCACGGAGCAGGCGGTGGGCCAGCAGGACATCCCCGTGCTCTTGGCGGTGGTGGTGCTGGCGGCAGCGTCCTTCGTCGTGGTGAACCTCGTCGTCGACCTGCTGTACCCGGTGCTGGACCCGCGGCTGGCCGCGCGCGCCCGAGAAGGAGTCCCCGCATGA
- the msuE gene encoding FMN reductase, with amino-acid sequence MSAPDSMSPLRVVGVSGALQAPSKTTVLLSAIMDAVSARVPTSSRIIEVADLGGSFAGALTREQLGAPAQQALRDIETADLLVVASPVYRASFTGLFKHLFDFVEQYALVGAPVLLAATGGGDRHALILEHQLRPLFGFFQALTLPVGVYASAADFDGYALRSPQVRARIGQAVETGLPLARKAVDQEVSLYVSNW; translated from the coding sequence GTGAGCGCGCCGGACTCCATGTCGCCGCTGCGGGTGGTGGGCGTGTCCGGTGCCCTGCAGGCGCCGAGCAAGACGACGGTGCTGCTTTCGGCGATCATGGATGCCGTGTCGGCCCGGGTGCCGACGAGCTCCCGCATCATCGAGGTCGCCGACCTCGGCGGATCCTTCGCCGGCGCCCTCACCCGGGAGCAGCTGGGCGCCCCGGCGCAGCAGGCCCTCCGCGACATCGAGACGGCCGACCTGCTGGTGGTGGCATCGCCCGTCTACCGGGCGTCGTTCACCGGACTCTTCAAGCACCTGTTCGACTTCGTCGAGCAGTACGCGCTCGTGGGCGCCCCCGTGCTGCTCGCGGCCACCGGCGGCGGCGATCGGCACGCGCTCATCCTGGAACACCAGTTGCGGCCGCTGTTCGGCTTCTTCCAGGCGCTGACGCTGCCCGTCGGCGTCTACGCCAGCGCCGCCGACTTCGACGGGTACGCGCTGCGCTCGCCGCAGGTGCGCGCCCGCATCGGGCAGGCGGTCGAGACGGGTCTGCCGCTGGCGCGGAAGGCCGTCGACCAGGAGGTGTCGCTGTACGTATCGAACTGGTGA
- a CDS encoding ABC transporter ATP-binding protein yields the protein MARDVLQVSGLDVAYDVAGTAVTALRGVDLALGQGEVLAVVGESGSGKTTLAQAATGLLAANGRITAGRVTLGELDVTGWTDRQFRAVRGTRIGWIPQDPHSSLNPVARIGDSVAEVLRVHRWKDEAARRRRVVELLDRVGIPEPDLRARQYPHELSGGMKQRALIAAAIALQPALLIADEATSALDVTVQKTILDLIDDLRREHGTAVLMVTHDLAVAADRSHRIAVLQGGRLQEAGDTARVLQDPQSAYTRRLLADAPSFDTAVRSPRQRVALAAGAAAESPAITVTGLSQHFPRGRRRDPLRAVDDVSFTVAPGTTHAIVGESGSGKTTLARIVMGFQRPTAGSAVVAGHEVARLRRADAAAFRRDVQMVYQNPFASLDPRQSVGAIVAEPLVNYRLGDRSERQRRVAEMLERVALPADVAARRPRELSGGQRQRVAIARALVLEPRVVVLDEAVSALDVTVQAQILRLLEELQQGLGVTYLFISHDLAVVRRISDTVSVLRAGRIVESGTTERIFTDPQTEDTARLLAAIPGGTRHPAPPPAAVPTEGVPA from the coding sequence ATGGCCCGCGATGTGCTGCAGGTGTCGGGACTCGACGTCGCCTACGACGTGGCCGGCACCGCGGTGACCGCGCTGCGGGGAGTGGACCTCGCGCTCGGCCAGGGCGAGGTGCTGGCCGTCGTCGGGGAGTCCGGCTCGGGCAAGACGACGCTGGCGCAGGCGGCCACGGGGCTGCTCGCCGCCAACGGACGCATCACGGCCGGTCGGGTGACCCTCGGCGAGCTCGACGTCACCGGGTGGACCGACCGGCAGTTCCGCGCCGTCCGCGGCACGCGCATCGGCTGGATCCCGCAGGACCCGCACAGTTCGCTCAACCCGGTCGCCCGCATCGGGGACAGTGTCGCCGAGGTGCTGCGCGTGCACCGCTGGAAGGACGAGGCGGCCCGCCGCCGCCGGGTGGTGGAGCTGCTCGATCGCGTCGGCATTCCCGAGCCCGACCTGCGGGCGCGGCAGTACCCCCATGAACTGTCGGGCGGGATGAAGCAGCGAGCCCTCATCGCCGCGGCCATCGCCCTGCAACCGGCGCTGCTCATCGCCGACGAAGCCACCAGCGCCCTGGACGTGACGGTGCAGAAGACGATCCTCGACCTCATCGATGACCTCCGCCGCGAGCACGGCACCGCGGTGCTCATGGTCACCCACGACCTCGCCGTCGCGGCCGACCGGTCGCACCGCATCGCGGTGCTGCAGGGAGGCCGCCTGCAGGAGGCCGGGGACACCGCCCGCGTGCTGCAGGACCCGCAGAGCGCGTACACCCGTCGCCTGCTGGCCGACGCTCCGTCGTTCGACACAGCCGTTCGGTCGCCGCGGCAGCGGGTGGCACTGGCTGCGGGCGCAGCGGCCGAATCGCCGGCGATCACCGTCACTGGGCTGTCGCAGCACTTCCCGCGCGGGCGGCGGCGTGACCCGCTGCGGGCCGTCGACGACGTGTCGTTCACCGTGGCGCCGGGCACCACCCACGCGATCGTGGGGGAGTCAGGGTCGGGCAAGACCACCCTCGCCCGCATCGTCATGGGCTTCCAGCGGCCCACCGCCGGCAGCGCCGTCGTCGCCGGTCACGAGGTGGCACGGCTGCGCCGGGCGGATGCCGCGGCGTTCCGCCGCGACGTGCAGATGGTCTACCAGAACCCCTTCGCGTCGCTCGACCCGCGGCAGAGCGTCGGGGCGATCGTCGCCGAGCCGCTGGTCAACTACCGCCTGGGCGATCGCAGCGAGCGGCAGCGCCGCGTCGCCGAGATGCTCGAGCGCGTGGCACTGCCGGCCGACGTGGCCGCCCGACGCCCACGCGAGCTGTCGGGTGGACAGCGACAGCGCGTCGCGATCGCCCGCGCCCTCGTGCTGGAACCGCGGGTCGTCGTGCTCGACGAAGCGGTGTCGGCGCTGGATGTCACCGTGCAGGCGCAGATCCTGCGGCTTCTCGAAGAACTGCAACAGGGCCTCGGCGTCACCTATCTCTTCATCTCGCACGACCTCGCCGTCGTCCGCCGCATCAGCGACACCGTCTCGGTGCTGCGTGCCGGCCGGATCGTGGAGAGCGGCACCACCGAGCGGATCTTCACCGATCCGCAGACCGAAGACACCGCACGGCTGCTGGCCGCCATCCCCGGCGGCACCCGGCACCCTGCGCCGCCACCGGCGGCCGTGCCCACAGAAGGAGTACCCGCATGA
- a CDS encoding ABC transporter permease encodes MSTQTLAGVGDLVDDAASVHARPDDPASTSRGIRRRARLRRIRPGVVLAWGVLAIVVAWAIAPGLFTPLDPIAGDAAAALQAPSALHPFGTDATGRDMFARVVHGAVQSLSGALVAVAVGLVGGTLLGVVAGSLGGFVDDVLMRVVDVLLAIPGLLLALSFIIILGFGTVQAAIAVGIGSIASFARLSRSEVLRVRGTDYVEAAYASGGGFWTVLRRHILPNSLTPVLALAALNFGAAILAISALGFLGYGAPPPIPEWGLMIAEGRDYIATAWWLTTLPGLVVVVVVLSANRLSAAAAERGRR; translated from the coding sequence ATGAGCACGCAGACCCTCGCCGGAGTCGGCGATCTCGTCGACGACGCGGCATCCGTCCACGCCCGTCCCGACGACCCGGCCTCGACGTCGCGCGGCATCCGCCGACGCGCGCGGCTGCGGCGCATCCGCCCCGGCGTCGTGCTGGCCTGGGGCGTGCTGGCGATCGTCGTGGCATGGGCCATCGCCCCAGGGCTGTTCACGCCCCTCGATCCGATCGCGGGGGATGCCGCAGCGGCGCTGCAGGCACCCAGTGCGCTGCATCCCTTCGGGACGGATGCCACTGGCCGCGACATGTTCGCCCGCGTCGTGCACGGCGCGGTGCAGTCCCTGTCGGGAGCGCTCGTGGCCGTCGCCGTCGGGCTGGTCGGGGGGACCCTGCTCGGGGTCGTTGCCGGGTCGCTGGGCGGGTTCGTCGACGACGTGCTCATGCGGGTGGTCGACGTGCTGCTGGCGATCCCGGGACTGCTGCTGGCTCTCAGCTTCATCATCATCCTCGGCTTCGGCACGGTGCAGGCCGCCATCGCGGTGGGGATCGGGTCGATCGCGAGCTTCGCGCGGCTCAGTCGCTCCGAGGTGCTGCGGGTGCGCGGCACCGACTACGTCGAGGCCGCGTACGCCAGCGGTGGCGGGTTCTGGACGGTGCTGCGCCGGCACATCCTGCCCAACTCCCTCACCCCGGTGCTCGCCCTGGCGGCGCTGAACTTCGGGGCGGCGATCCTGGCGATCTCGGCGCTGGGGTTCCTCGGCTACGGGGCGCCGCCCCCCATTCCGGAGTGGGGATTGATGATCGCCGAGGGGCGCGACTACATCGCCACCGCCTGGTGGCTGACGACCCTCCCCGGCCTCGTCGTGGTGGTGGTCGTCCTCAGCGCCAACCGCCTGAGCGCGGCTGCGGCCGAGCGGGGGAGGCGCTGA
- a CDS encoding alkylhydroperoxidase domain protein — MTIDTPTATVPERFTRDHVGWTPHLEPKPIADLDERDHAGLVDRGRASSDYFRLLVRDPEILGARTRVDKDIFYNTDGGLPRAERELAATAASRLNGCVFCASVHSRFAAHHSGNPDDVQRLLDEGVDADLGERWNAIVAAAVALTRTPSALTVDHVQRLREAGLDDLAIADVVHGAAFFNWANRLMLSLGDPVAPA, encoded by the coding sequence ATGACCATCGACACGCCCACCGCCACCGTCCCCGAACGGTTCACGCGCGACCACGTCGGCTGGACCCCGCACCTCGAGCCGAAGCCCATCGCCGACCTTGACGAGCGGGACCACGCCGGCCTCGTCGACCGGGGACGTGCGTCGAGCGACTACTTCCGCCTGCTGGTGCGCGACCCGGAGATCCTGGGCGCCCGCACCCGCGTCGACAAGGACATCTTCTACAACACCGACGGTGGGCTGCCCCGCGCCGAGCGGGAGCTCGCCGCCACGGCGGCATCCCGCCTCAACGGCTGCGTCTTCTGCGCGTCGGTGCACTCCCGGTTCGCCGCGCACCACTCCGGCAACCCCGACGACGTGCAGCGCCTGCTCGACGAGGGGGTCGATGCCGACCTCGGCGAGCGGTGGAACGCGATCGTCGCCGCGGCGGTCGCGCTGACCCGCACCCCCTCGGCGCTGACGGTGGACCACGTGCAACGGCTGCGGGAGGCGGGCCTGGATGACCTCGCGATCGCCGACGTCGTGCACGGCGCCGCGTTCTTCAACTGGGCGAACCGGCTGATGCTGTCGCTCGGCGACCCCGTCGCCCCCGCCTGA
- a CDS encoding LLM class flavin-dependent oxidoreductase produces MDASGKHSRPLGVAGGVDYGHDLLFGTFLTPAAANPQHVVQLTQLSEQLGYDLATFQDHPYQPRFLDTWTLMSYAAAATSTIQISPNVANLPLRPAPVLARAAASLDLLSGGRFNLGLGAGAFWDAIEAMGVPRLTPGESVEALSEAIDLIRELWAVGERGAVHGGEHYPVHGAKRGPAPAHEVPIWLGAYKPRMLRLTGRKADGWLPSLSYMQPGDLAAGNARIDDAAADAGRHPGEVRRLLNISGRESADQLIEFALQEGMSSFIVSSDDPAFLERFASETIPVVREAVAAERARTGSAAPGRSARAIAQRREGIAYDDLPASLRETAIEPGDFAYRTVRSTYMRGGSPGIVLRPRDVREVADAVAFARRHRHVPFGIRSGGHGVSGRSTNDGGIVVDLGALSQIEVLDPETRRVRIGPGARWMQVARALEPHGWAISSGDYGGVGVGGLATAGGIGFLAREHGLTIDRMVAADVLLADGTVVRASADENPDLFWAVRGAGANVGIVVAFEFEASPVGDLGWVQLAFDATDTAGFVRGFGATMQAAPRDVTLFAILAPARAGQPPIAQVYGVVDNPDPDTIIERLQPFAQIAPLVGQSVQLSTYAAVMANAADTAHDGQGEPRFRSGLLRDLDESADAIAALVASGSSPWFQIRSVGGAVADVPADATAYAHRDAAFSVTAIGRGPVFDQLWDAVATHFDGLYLSFESRTDPALIGEAFPPATLARLRDIKRRYDPEGLFRDNFPVA; encoded by the coding sequence GTGGATGCCTCGGGGAAGCATTCCCGCCCCCTGGGTGTTGCCGGGGGTGTGGACTACGGACATGACCTGCTCTTCGGCACTTTCCTCACCCCTGCCGCGGCGAACCCGCAGCACGTGGTGCAGCTGACCCAGCTGAGCGAGCAGCTCGGCTACGACCTGGCCACCTTCCAGGACCACCCCTACCAGCCGCGGTTCCTCGACACCTGGACCCTGATGTCGTACGCCGCCGCCGCGACCTCGACCATCCAGATCTCCCCCAACGTGGCGAACCTGCCGCTGCGGCCGGCGCCGGTGCTGGCGCGCGCCGCGGCATCGCTCGACCTGCTCTCCGGCGGCCGGTTCAATCTGGGCCTGGGAGCGGGGGCGTTCTGGGACGCGATCGAGGCGATGGGGGTGCCACGGCTCACGCCCGGCGAGTCCGTCGAAGCCCTGAGCGAGGCGATCGATCTCATCCGGGAGCTCTGGGCGGTCGGCGAGCGCGGGGCGGTGCACGGCGGCGAGCACTATCCCGTGCACGGCGCCAAGCGGGGCCCCGCGCCCGCCCACGAGGTGCCCATCTGGCTGGGCGCCTACAAGCCCCGCATGCTGCGCCTCACCGGCCGCAAGGCCGACGGCTGGCTGCCGTCGCTGTCGTACATGCAGCCCGGCGACCTCGCCGCCGGCAACGCGCGCATCGACGACGCGGCCGCCGACGCCGGGCGTCACCCGGGCGAGGTGCGGCGGCTGCTGAACATCTCCGGCCGCGAGAGCGCCGACCAGCTCATCGAGTTCGCCCTGCAGGAGGGCATGTCGTCGTTCATCGTCAGCAGCGACGACCCCGCATTCCTGGAACGGTTCGCGTCGGAGACGATCCCCGTCGTGCGGGAGGCGGTCGCCGCCGAACGTGCCCGCACGGGCAGCGCCGCGCCGGGCCGCAGCGCCCGCGCGATCGCGCAGCGCCGGGAGGGCATCGCCTACGACGACCTGCCGGCATCTCTGCGTGAGACGGCGATCGAACCCGGCGACTTCGCGTACCGCACGGTCCGCTCCACCTATATGCGCGGCGGCTCGCCCGGCATCGTGCTGCGGCCCCGTGACGTCAGAGAGGTGGCGGATGCCGTCGCATTCGCCCGCCGGCATCGGCACGTCCCCTTCGGCATCCGCAGCGGCGGGCACGGCGTCAGCGGCCGCAGCACCAACGACGGCGGCATCGTCGTGGACCTCGGGGCGCTGTCGCAGATCGAAGTGCTCGACCCCGAGACCCGCCGGGTGCGGATCGGCCCGGGAGCGCGGTGGATGCAGGTCGCCCGCGCGCTCGAACCGCACGGGTGGGCCATCTCCAGCGGCGACTACGGCGGCGTCGGCGTTGGCGGACTCGCCACGGCGGGCGGCATCGGCTTCCTCGCCCGCGAGCACGGTCTGACGATCGACCGCATGGTGGCGGCCGACGTGCTGCTCGCCGACGGCACGGTGGTGCGCGCCAGCGCGGACGAGAACCCCGACCTGTTCTGGGCCGTGCGTGGCGCCGGGGCCAACGTCGGCATCGTCGTCGCGTTCGAGTTCGAGGCATCCCCCGTCGGCGACCTCGGCTGGGTGCAGCTCGCGTTCGATGCGACCGACACGGCCGGCTTCGTCCGCGGGTTCGGCGCGACGATGCAGGCGGCGCCGCGCGACGTCACGCTGTTCGCGATCCTGGCCCCTGCCCGGGCCGGGCAGCCTCCCATCGCGCAGGTTTACGGCGTGGTGGACAACCCGGATCCGGACACGATCATCGAGCGGCTGCAGCCCTTCGCGCAGATCGCCCCGCTGGTGGGGCAATCCGTGCAGCTGTCGACCTACGCCGCAGTCATGGCCAATGCGGCCGACACCGCGCACGACGGGCAGGGCGAACCCAGGTTCCGCTCCGGTCTGCTGCGCGACCTCGATGAGTCCGCCGACGCCATCGCGGCCCTCGTGGCCTCGGGGTCGAGCCCGTGGTTCCAGATCCGCTCCGTCGGCGGCGCGGTGGCCGACGTCCCCGCCGATGCGACCGCGTACGCGCACCGTGACGCGGCCTTCTCGGTCACCGCGATCGGCCGCGGCCCCGTCTTCGATCAGCTCTGGGACGCCGTCGCGACGCACTTCGACGGGCTGTACCTCAGTTTCGAGTCGCGCACCGACCCCGCGCTGATCGGCGAGGCGTTCCCGCCCGCCACCCTCGCGCGGCTACGGGACATCAAGCGCCGCTACGACCCGGAGGGCCTCTTCCGCGACAACTTCCCCGTCGCCTGA
- a CDS encoding 2-dehydropantoate 2-reductase N-terminal domain-containing protein, with protein sequence MSRYIVVGAGAVGGLLAAQWTLAQVPVVLVARESARAAIARDGVRVRRPHGDETVPVEVVGSVAVARPTAADTLVLAVRAQHVEETLAAIAWTPLVDGRGVVADLPILTLQNGLAAERTALRRFDTVVGVSIGAPVALAEPGVVVAAAHPIVGAAWLGGFPRPLPSQEERHRLALAAAGFAASVEPDIAAAKRRKLVASLGIVVDVFDATIEQAEHAAAALAAEARAVFAAAGLAIAPSWDGARLQVGEVPGHDPRHGAVWQSFAQGASSEVDHLSGEVALLARLAGVAAPLNVAVARALGGLAQRSGGPGELPLPVEFGFDLVGAERSRR encoded by the coding sequence ATGAGCCGCTACATCGTCGTCGGCGCGGGCGCAGTCGGGGGGCTGCTCGCCGCGCAATGGACGCTCGCCCAGGTTCCCGTCGTGCTGGTGGCACGGGAGTCCGCCCGCGCCGCGATCGCCCGCGACGGAGTGCGCGTTCGCCGGCCCCACGGTGATGAGACGGTGCCGGTCGAGGTCGTCGGCTCCGTCGCCGTGGCCCGGCCGACGGCCGCCGACACCCTGGTGCTGGCCGTGCGGGCGCAGCACGTGGAAGAGACCCTCGCCGCGATCGCTTGGACCCCGCTCGTCGACGGCCGCGGGGTCGTCGCGGACCTTCCGATCCTCACCCTGCAAAACGGCCTGGCCGCGGAGCGCACCGCCCTTCGCCGGTTCGACACGGTCGTCGGGGTCTCGATCGGTGCCCCGGTTGCCCTCGCCGAGCCCGGCGTGGTGGTCGCCGCGGCGCACCCGATCGTCGGTGCGGCGTGGCTGGGTGGTTTTCCCCGGCCGCTGCCCTCGCAGGAGGAGCGGCACCGGCTGGCGCTCGCGGCGGCGGGCTTCGCGGCATCCGTCGAGCCTGACATCGCGGCGGCCAAGCGCCGAAAGCTGGTCGCGAGCCTCGGCATCGTGGTGGACGTCTTCGACGCGACGATCGAGCAGGCCGAGCATGCCGCCGCCGCCCTCGCCGCCGAGGCCCGCGCGGTCTTCGCCGCCGCAGGGCTGGCGATCGCACCGTCGTGGGACGGCGCGCGGCTACAGGTCGGCGAGGTGCCGGGGCACGATCCCCGGCACGGCGCGGTCTGGCAGAGCTTCGCCCAGGGTGCCTCGAGCGAGGTGGACCACCTGAGCGGGGAGGTCGCGTTGCTGGCGCGGCTCGCCGGCGTTGCGGCGCCGCTGAATGTGGCGGTCGCCCGGGCGCTCGGAGGGCTCGCGCAGCGCAGCGGCGGTCCGGGCGAACTGCCGCTGCCGGTGGAGTTCGGCTTCGATCTCGTCGGCGCGGAGCGGTCGCGCCGGTGA